The Candidatus Palauibacter polyketidifaciens genome contains the following window.
CGTATGGAGTTCGTCGTGAGGCTTGCCCGGACGACGACCTTGCTCGATGCACAAGGGGATCGTGTACTGCTTCATATGATGGACAGTTTTGGAGTGGACCGGGTCGTGATTCAGACGTTGGTTGCGGTGTGACGAGCACTTACCCGTTTAGGAATTACGACAATCACGTGACACACGAGCTTCGCTGAATATCGTCGAATATGCCCCGCGGGAACGTCAGGCGTCAAGTAACCGGGCGCGGGGGAGGCTGGCCATCGCCTTGTCCAGGGTCAGGGTGTCGAGATCTGAATGCGCGTAGTCGTCGGCGATGAGCCGATCAGGCAGCCCCGCGCCGCTCGAGGCGTCCAGGAGCCTCATCACCGAGAGCCCGTTCAAAGGTGCGACCAGGCCGCTGCCCAGCACCTGGATCAGGGCGGAACGAGCGGCGGGCTTCTGCACGCCGAAGTGGTGCTGGAGGGCGACGTAGGCCTCGCCGATCACTTGATTGGAAACCACCACGGTGGTGCCGTCTCCGACCAGCGTCGTCAGGTGCCGCACCGTATGGGCGAACCGATCCCGGGGTCGGCCCGTGAGCAGGCGCACGAGGACGGATGTGTCAATCCCGTAGCGAAGGATCATGTCGCTGGGCGCGGAAGGCGTGAACGTCAAAGGGCGCGATGTCGGGGTCGATTTGCTCCCTTAGCGGGGCCAAACGCGACAGATCGATCTTGTGGGGTCGTATGACGAAGCCGTGGGGCCCCTCCAGCAGTTCGAGACGGTCGCCGGGTCGGACGCCCATGACGTCAAGGACATGCGCCGGAAACGTGACTTGTCGCTTCGCCGGTACCTTGACGAGCATGGGTTGTCCTCCCTGGGCGGACTCCGACACCTTACGATAAAGCTTATTTTCGTAAGGTGATGCAGTCAAGCTCTCTGGGCGCGCTTTACGACCGTCGCCTTGAGGAAAGATCATCTCGGGGTTCGAGACAACGCGGATAGGAGGAGGGTCCCGTGGGAACTGAATTGAGTATCGGAGGATCGACTCTCCCGGTCGGCAGGCGTCGGTCCAGGGGGCGCGACGGAGGTGCGTCCCAGAGTTGCCGTATGGGTGAGTCTGCTGGGTTCGCTATGGGGCGGAGAGCTGGGGGGGCAGCTTCGCGACGGAATCGAAATCAGCAACGTGCCGTTGTTGGAGATCGGCGTTGCGGAGGGGGAAAACCCGTACCTGTTCAGCAAGATTTCGGGCGCGTTTCTGCTGGACGACGAACGCGTCGTCGTGTGCGACGGAGAGCTTGTGGAACTCCGTGTGTACGGACGAGATGGGAGTTTCCTGCACCGGGTAGGAGGGCGGGGGGAAGGTCCGGGTGAGTTCTTCCAGATAGATGCAGTTTGGCCAGTATCGGACGGGCGGATCGGCGTTTGGGATGCGGGGAACCTGCGCATATCTACGTTTTCGGCGGAAGGCGAACTCGTGAGCGCGGAGCGTGTGAAGATCGAGATGCAGGCGGGACGGCCGAGAAACCTGGAGCTCTTCCTCGGATCGTTCGACGACGACGATGTGATATTGGCCTCCGTGGAGGCAGGGCGCGCCTCAAGCGGTGTGGCTGCGGATCAATGGACACTGGGGCGCTTCAGCCTTGACGGTGATCCGCAGGGTCTCCTGGGGCAACTGCGCGGATTTCGAAGAATGGTCGGGTCGCCTTTGCCGTTCACGCCGATACCGTCTGTCGCGGTGCTTGGTGACACTGTATGGGCAGTGGACGGGTACGGGCCCGAGATAGGGCACCTGGACGCCGACGGGAACCTCCAGCCCGCCATCGCGGTACCGACAGTTGATCTCGAGACGGACGAAGCATGGTCACTTTTGAGGGAGGAACTACAAAGACGTGACGCCGGACTGTTTCTGCAGTTGATGGACCGACTACCGCCGCCGGATGAGATACCGCAGATCGGGGGTCTGCTTGTCGATAATGCCAGCCAGCTCTGGGTCAAGGTGTACGATCCGTCTGTCGACGCACTGTGGATCGGCGATCCTCTGCTCCCGGGCGCAGGCGGCGAATGGCGAGTCGTCGGCTCTGGCGGAGAAGCCAGGGGTGCGGTTCAGATGCCGGACGGCGTGACCCCACTTGCTATCACGGAGGACCGTCTCGTGGGGATCGCTCGCGGTGCCCTGGATGTGGAACGGCTGGTCGTGCACCGTATCCGGCCCGGCGGAGGATAGTCCCGAG
Protein-coding sequences here:
- a CDS encoding AbrB/MazE/SpoVT family DNA-binding domain-containing protein: MLVKVPAKRQVTFPAHVLDVMGVRPGDRLELLEGPHGFVIRPHKIDLSRLAPLREQIDPDIAPFDVHAFRAQRHDPSLRD
- a CDS encoding 6-bladed beta-propeller — protein: MSLLGSLWGGELGGQLRDGIEISNVPLLEIGVAEGENPYLFSKISGAFLLDDERVVVCDGELVELRVYGRDGSFLHRVGGRGEGPGEFFQIDAVWPVSDGRIGVWDAGNLRISTFSAEGELVSAERVKIEMQAGRPRNLELFLGSFDDDDVILASVEAGRASSGVAADQWTLGRFSLDGDPQGLLGQLRGFRRMVGSPLPFTPIPSVAVLGDTVWAVDGYGPEIGHLDADGNLQPAIAVPTVDLETDEAWSLLREELQRRDAGLFLQLMDRLPPPDEIPQIGGLLVDNASQLWVKVYDPSVDALWIGDPLLPGAGGEWRVVGSGGEARGAVQMPDGVTPLAITEDRLVGIARGALDVERLVVHRIRPGGG